In the Pseudonocardia sediminis genome, TGGGAGATGTTGAGCTCCCCGTCGGGGAACCAGCGGTAGAACGGCGGGTTCGACTCGTCCAGCGCGCGCGTCGGGGCCTTGTACCAGTCCAGCGACTCGGTGGCGCGCAGCCAGAACCCCTCACGGTCCTCGACGCTGGATCGGAAGATCTCCTCGTAGGTGCCCACGTCCCGCGACCTCTCTGTACTCGTCCGCATCCGGAGCCGTCCGGGCTCGGAGTTCGTGACCGCCGACACTATGGGCTGGCACCGACAGTTCGCAGCCCGTCGATCGGGCAGTGCCGCCCGACCGCTCGTCCCTTCCGGGCGACCGATCGGCCGAGAGTCACCGGTGATCGACGTAACGTGACCACGAACGAGATCGACATCCCCCGTGCGGGGCCGAACCGTCGAGCCCCGACCATCGGGAGGCGCGGTGATCGGGACGTCCGGAGGCCGGACGCGTGTGCTGGGCGGCCTCGCCGTGCTCGCGACCCTCGCGATGGCCGCCCTGGCCGGAGGGTGCGCGCGGGCGCAGTCGATCGCGACGGCCGCGACGTCGTGCGGCGCGTCCTGGGTGACCGGCTGGCACGCCTCCGAGCAGTCCGTCCCGGGTGACCAGCTGGCCGGCCGCACGCTGCGGATGCAGGCCCGCCCCCAAACCGACGGCACGCAGGTGCGGCTGCGGCTGTCCAACCGCTACGGCGACGGTCCGCTGGTGATCGCGGCGATGACGGTCGCCCGCGGCGGCTCCGGCCCGTCCGCGACCGACGTCGTGCCGCTGCGGGTGGCCGGGCTCGCGGGCGTCACGATCCTCGCCGGGCAGGACGTGCTCACCGACCCGGTGCCCGTCGCCGTCACCGCCGGGGTGCCGCTGGCGGTGAGCCTGTTCCTGGTCGAGGTCCCGACCCGGATCAGCTCGCACCCGGTGGCCCTGCAGTCGGCCTACCTCTCGAAGCACGGCGACGCGACGACGAGCCCGACCGGCGCCGGGTTCGACACGACGCTGCAGTCCTGGCCGGTGCTGGCCGGGATCGACGTGCTCGCCGGACGTCCGGCCGCGTCGGTGGTCCTCATCGGCGACTCGCTCGTCGACGGCGTCGGCAGCACCCCGGACGGGCAGGACCGCCTGACCGACGCGCTCGCGGCCCGTCTGCGCGGTGCGGGCGGCGACCGGACGATGACGGTGCTCAACGCGGGCCTGTCGCGTAACCAGCTCCTCGACGACGACCCGAACGACGGCGGCGACTCACCACAGACCCGCTTCGACGCCGACGTGGGCGGCGAGCCCGCGACCCGCGACGTCCTGCTGCAGGCCGGCACGAACGACATCGAGGCCGGCGCGAGCGCGTCGGAGATCGTCGACGGCCTCGCGCGCTTCGCCGACACCGTCCGCGCGTCCGGGCGCCGGGTGTTCCTGGTGACGATCCCGCCGTCGACGCTGTCGGTCCGCGGGACGCCGCTGGGTGCCGCCGTGCGCGACGAGGTCAACGACTGGGTGCGGACCCGGGGAGCGACCCGGGCCGACGGCGTCGTCGACTTCGCCGCCGCACTGGCCGACCCGGCCGACCCGCGACGGCTGCGCCCGGCGTTCGACTCCGGGGACGGGCTGCACCCGTCCCCGGCCGGCTACCGGGCACTGGCCGACGCGATCCCCGTCCAGGCACTGAGCGGGAGCCCGTGCCTGGCCAGGGACGGCGCGACCCCCGTCGTCGCCGAGGGCCGCTGAGAGCTGCCGGGGCGGTCTCAGGCCAGCGCGTAGCCCGCCTCGTCGACGGCGGCGGCGATCGCGGCATGGTCGAGCTCGCGGTCCGAGGTGACGGTCACGCCGCCCGACTCCAGGTCGACGGCGACCTCGGTGACGCCCTCGATCTCGCTGATCTCCTCGGTGACCGAGGCGACGCAGTGCTGGCAGGTCATGCCGGTGACGATGATGTCGGTGCGGTGCGTGGTGTCGATCGACACGGGTTCCTCCTGGGAGCTGGTGATCGGGGTGGGGTCAGGACCGGACGAGCCGGGCGATCGCGTCCGTGGCCTCCTGGACCTTCGCCTCGCCCTCGGCGGTGCCGGCGCGCGCGGCGTCGGCCACACACCCGGACATGTGCTCGGAGAGCAGTTCCAGGGCGAAGGACTGCAGTGCCCGGGTGGCCGCGGAGACCTGGGTCAGCACGTCGATGCAGTAGACGTCCTCGTCGACCATCCTCTGCAGGCCGCGCACCTGGCCCTCGATCCGACGCAGCCTGCGCAGGTGCTCGTCACGGTGATCGGTGTAGGCGGGCATCGTTCCTCCTCGGGCGCAGCCACGAACAGCTCCCATCATACCCCTCGGGGGTAGGCGCGGCCGGAGCAGGCGGTGTTCGGACGGTGATCGAATTCGGGTGCCCGTCACCCGGGAAGGGGCATGCGTCCGCATCCCACGGTAGGTAACGTCTTGGTCACGGCCACAGGCGGTGGCCGTGCGGCGGATGCGGTCCGAGAACGCGCGTCGCCCGGCAGTGTCGCCGGGTTCGAGCGGATCGAGGCGCAGATGCCCGGACGGCCTATCGGGGAGGCGTCATGAGCGGGATCAGCAGCACGAGGCGGAACGTGGACGACAAGGAGACCGGTTCGATCCCGGCCCCGCGGAGCGCGGCCGACGCGTTCCGGGTCTCCGACGAGCAGGTGGCGAACGCCCGTCTCGTGGTCGCGAAGAACGCCCAGAGCACCGAGGACCTCCGCGAGATGCTCGACATGCTCGGCCTGATCTCCTCCAGCCCGGACCAGCCGCCGCCCGTCTCCCGCTGAGATCGACTCCCGTCTGCCGTCTGAGCAGCGACGACGACGCGTTGGAGGGGGCGGCTGCGGTCGCCCGCAGGGCCTGTCCTATGCTTTGCTGGCTCCCAACGGACAGCCGTTGGAGGCAGGGATCGCCTCCGGGTGGTCCACGCCCCCATCGTCTAGCGGCCTAGGACTCCGCCCTTTCAAGGCGGCAGCGCGGGTTCGAATCCCGTTGGGGGTACGGTAGTAATAGCTTCACAAGCAAGGCCCAGTGGCGCAGTTGGTTAGCGCGTCGCCCTGTCACGGCGAAGGTCGCGGGTTCGAGTCCCGTCTGGGTCGCTCCACTCTCTGGTCACCCCGGTTCATCCGGGGGCCGGGGCCAGGTAGCTCAGTTGGTACGAGCGTCCGCCTGAAAAGCGGAAGGTCGGCGGTTCGACCCCGCCCCTGGCCACACGTTCTCACCAGCGGATTCCCCGCAACGCCTCACCGCGATCATGCGGTTTGACGGCAACGTTGACGGCAACGCGTTCATCCGATCCTCCCGTCGAGCTTGCGCAGCGCGGCCCGCTTCTCGTCCAGCGAGGCGTGCGCGTAGATCCTCATCGTGACGCCGATGTCCGAGTGGCCGGCGATCTCGCGGACGATGTGCGGCGGGACGCCGAGGTCCAGCAGCAGCGTCACGCAGGTGTGGCGCAGGTCGTGGAACCGCGTGCTCTCGACGCCGAGCTTCTTCCGCAACGGGTACCAGGACCGGCGCAGGTTGTCCGGCTCCAGCGGCGTCCCGACGCGGCTCGGGAACACCAGGTCGTGGTCCGTCCAGTCGTCGCCGGCCTCCGAGGTCTCCCAGGCCTGGGCAGCACGGTGCTTGCGCAGCGTCTCCCAGCAACGACCGACCAGCGGCAGCGTGCGCTCCGACGCGGTCGTCTTGGCCGGGACGAAGCGCAGCTCGCCGTCCACCCGCTGGAGCGTCTGCACGATCTCCAGGTGGCCGCCGTCCAGATCCACGTCCGCCCAGCGCAGCCCGAGCAGCTCGGCGCGGCGCATCCCGAGGTAGAGCGTCAGCACGTAGAGCGCGTGGAGCCGGTCGCTCACGCTTGCCTCGATCATCTCGTGCGCCTGATCGGCCGTGATGCCCCGGTGGACCCGGTACTTCGGCGACGGCACCCGGACCAGCTTGGCCACGTTGCGCATCACCAGCTCCTCGCGCACCGCGTTCTGCAGCGCGTTGCGGAACACCGCGTGCACCTGCTGGAGCGTCCGTGCGGACGGGTAGCTCTCGCAGCACCTGCCGATCGCGCAGCAGCGCCGTCCCCTCTCCGGACGACCCGCGTCGATCTCCTCGGCACAGCAGCGGCACCGGTGCTGGACCCGCGTGAGCAGCAGGCGAATGTCCGCGGCCTGGAGCGCCGTCAGACGCTTCTTACCCAGCACCGGAACGACGTGCACCCGGGTGACGACCTCGTAGCCCTGGTGCGTCTTCGGCTTGCTGTTCGGCCGGACGACGTGCTCCAGCCAGTACGCCAGGTACTCGGTCACGGTCCACGTCTTCGTCGGCATCGGCACGCCGTCTCGGGAGTGCTTCTGCAGCTCCGCGAGCTTGTCGACGACCTCCTTCCGCGTGCGGGCATAGACCCGCTTCCGGCGGACGGTGCCGTCGGTCATCAGCACGTAGCAGGCGCCCTCGTACCGGCCGTCACGACGCTTGTAGACCGTGCCCTCGCCGTTCCCGCGCTGCTTGCCCGTGCGCGGAGCCGGGAACAGCTCGTCGCCCGTCATGCC is a window encoding:
- a CDS encoding GDSL-type esterase/lipase family protein encodes the protein MIGTSGGRTRVLGGLAVLATLAMAALAGGCARAQSIATAATSCGASWVTGWHASEQSVPGDQLAGRTLRMQARPQTDGTQVRLRLSNRYGDGPLVIAAMTVARGGSGPSATDVVPLRVAGLAGVTILAGQDVLTDPVPVAVTAGVPLAVSLFLVEVPTRISSHPVALQSAYLSKHGDATTSPTGAGFDTTLQSWPVLAGIDVLAGRPAASVVLIGDSLVDGVGSTPDGQDRLTDALAARLRGAGGDRTMTVLNAGLSRNQLLDDDPNDGGDSPQTRFDADVGGEPATRDVLLQAGTNDIEAGASASEIVDGLARFADTVRASGRRVFLVTIPPSTLSVRGTPLGAAVRDEVNDWVRTRGATRADGVVDFAAALADPADPRRLRPAFDSGDGLHPSPAGYRALADAIPVQALSGSPCLARDGATPVVAEGR
- a CDS encoding site-specific integrase, coding for MTGDELFPAPRTGKQRGNGEGTVYKRRDGRYEGACYVLMTDGTVRRKRVYARTRKEVVDKLAELQKHSRDGVPMPTKTWTVTEYLAYWLEHVVRPNSKPKTHQGYEVVTRVHVVPVLGKKRLTALQAADIRLLLTRVQHRCRCCAEEIDAGRPERGRRCCAIGRCCESYPSARTLQQVHAVFRNALQNAVREELVMRNVAKLVRVPSPKYRVHRGITADQAHEMIEASVSDRLHALYVLTLYLGMRRAELLGLRWADVDLDGGHLEIVQTLQRVDGELRFVPAKTTASERTLPLVGRCWETLRKHRAAQAWETSEAGDDWTDHDLVFPSRVGTPLEPDNLRRSWYPLRKKLGVESTRFHDLRHTCVTLLLDLGVPPHIVREIAGHSDIGVTMRIYAHASLDEKRAALRKLDGRIG
- a CDS encoding heavy-metal-associated domain-containing protein: MTCQHCVASVTEEISEIEGVTEVAVDLESGGVTVTSDRELDHAAIAAAVDEAGYALA
- a CDS encoding metal-sensitive transcriptional regulator; the protein is MPAYTDHRDEHLRRLRRIEGQVRGLQRMVDEDVYCIDVLTQVSAATRALQSFALELLSEHMSGCVADAARAGTAEGEAKVQEATDAIARLVRS